From Candidatus Binatia bacterium:
GCGGCAGCAGATCCTTGGCCAACTGCGAATTGTTCTGGTCGAGAACGACCCCCGGCTTCAGCTCGGCCGTGTCATCCTGGCGAGCTTGGCTGTGCGCCACGGGCGCAGCGCACAGGTGAATCAGCACTCCGACCACCCCGATGGATACTGCTCGGGCAACGATGCTCCTCATATAGAACACCCCTTCCCAGCGCCCATGCGCCGATAGCTACCCCAGAGACCGACCAACAGATATCAGTCCCTGCGATCACTTATCAACAGTTCGCAGACGGCAGGCTGCAACATGTACCTCCGCCGGCAACCCCGGAGCGGGTTGACAGGCCTGGTCGCCGAAGCCGACCAAGCTGGCGGCAGTCGACGCCGCTTCACGCCTATTCGAGTGAGAGCGCCTGGCGCGGGCAGCGGCGCACCGCCGCTTCGATCTTCGCACGCAGGTTTTCGCCCGGATCTTGCACGCGCAGATGGGCGCGGTCATCCTCGCCCACTTCGAACACCTCGGGGCAGACCGTCACGCACACCGCGTTACCTTCGCACCGATCGTAATCCACGAGAATCTTCATGATGCCAGCCTCCTATCGTGCCTCGGGCGTAAACGCCACCGGCATGCGTTTGATGCCGTTGATCAAGCTCGAACGCAAACGCGCCACCGGACCCGCGGGCTCCATGTCCGGCAGTCGCCGCAACAGCTCCTCGAAGATGACGCGGATCTCGAGGCGCGCCAAGCTGGAGCCGAGGCAGAAGTGCTCACCGATGCCGAACGCAAGGTGGTCGTTCGGCGTGCGGGCGACGTCGAAGCGGTCGGAGTCGGGAAACACCTCCTCGTCGCGGTTGGCGGAAGCGTAATAAATCAAGACCTTGTCGCCTTCCCGGATCTTCTGGCCGCGCATCTCGGTGTCACGCGTCGCGGTGCGGCGGAAACTCATCACCGGCGAGACCCAGCGCAGCATCTCGTCAACCGCCGTTGGCATGAGCGACGGGTCCTGCAGCAAATGGGCCCGCTCCTCCGGGTGCTCCATCAAGGCGAGCATACCTCCGGAGATGAGATTGCGCGTCGTCTCGTTGCCGGCGACCATAAGCAGCAAGAAGAACAGATCAAACTCCAGTTCCGTCAGCTTTTCCCCATCCACCTCCGCACTCAT
This genomic window contains:
- a CDS encoding ferredoxin; protein product: MKILVDYDRCEGNAVCVTVCPEVFEVGEDDRAHLRVQDPGENLRAKIEAAVRRCPRQALSLE